From the Corvus cornix cornix isolate S_Up_H32 chromosome 1A, ASM73873v5, whole genome shotgun sequence genome, the window TCCCGGGACGAGCCCCCGCCGCTCCGGCAGAGCGGTGCCGCCGCGGCTGCCCTGCAGGGGGGGCCTCAGGCTGCGGGCGCGCTCGGGGCCTCACAGCGCGGCCGTAACGGAGCGCTcgggggcggcccggcccggcccggcccgccaGACTGCCCGGGGCCCGGCGGCTGGCACGTCTCGTTCCAAACGTGCCGTCTGCTCCGCAGCTGGCTCAGAGCTATGATGCTCCTTGACGGAACATCGAGGCATGCGCGGCCTCACTGGCTGCCTGCCTGCTTGCGTCGCCTCCCACCCCGCCTGATCAGACGCGGGGCTCTGTCGTGACGTGGGTTTTAGGGCGGCTTggggctgcttttccagctcccCTGCACTCCGGCTGGGCGGGGAAGCAGCCGCGGCGTGACGGGCGGAAGGCGCCCCGGCGGCACCGCCCCGCTCGGGAATGGCGGCGGGCGCACGGCGGCGGCAGCTCCCGGCCTGGATGGGGGCGGCAGGGGAcgagcgggcggcggcggcgccgtcccccggggccgggcggcggcggggcgcaGGTAGCGCCGCTGGGGCGGGGGAGCGGCtggggcggcgggcgggcgggagAGCCCGGGCGCTGCCCGCGCTGAGCGTCCCCTGTGCGCTGCCCAGGCCGGCGGCGCTGTACTGCATGAACGAGGCGGAGCTGGTGGAGGTGGCCCTGGCGGTCCTGGCCGAGGTGAGCCGGGACCTCCGGGGGTGGGGACGCGGCCCTGGCCGTACCTGAGCACGGCCGGGCAGCGGGGCGGAGGACGGGCGGGGAGCGCTGCTGCTCGCGCTTGCCTGGCGGCCTCTCTCTGTGAGGGGTTCGGGGGATGCTATCGGGTGCCGCATGGCTTTCCCGGtcccctcctctctttcccagCGGCTCTGCAGGGCCGAACCGCGACCTGGGGCCTGTGGAGGGGAGGCTCACGGGAATGTTGGGCTGCTCTCCTACTCCTTGGAGTGGTCCCGGGGTGAAGTCACGCACGGCTGGGGCttgttgttttccctctggtCAGAATCTGCAGAGCAAAGAAGGTGAAGAGAAGGGCCGGTCCAGGAGTGAAAAGGACCAGGAGCTCCCGGCAACACCAGACGAGGCTCCTGGAAGCACGGCCAACACGGATGGAGGCAGTGACCACAGTCTGGCACTTCCATCCCCTCCTGGTCCTGGTGCTGACGCTGAGAGGACAGGCGAGGAGGACTCTGAGGACGATGTCCTGAAATACGTCAGGGAGATATTTTTCAGCTAACATCTCCTTTCTGactccccaggagcagagggcacAATGGGGAGGGTGTCTCTTCCCACGGCCCGGAAAACGGTGGGAGGAGGGCCTGGAGGGGGCTGTGCTACTACACAGGGCTACTGTGTTGGCCCTGTTTAGCTGGTAGGATACCCATGAAGGCCagagggggaaagaggaggTACTCACTTCTCCCACTCTGCTAGGATTTGGCTCCAGATTCGGATGTGTTCGTTTCTGTTTCACATCTCAGAGCATAGACAGATTAAAGAGGACATTCGGGTTTCTGTGAGCGTCCCTTTGGTGAGTCAGTGTTGGGactggaggggagcagggaggtgctggcCTGGAGTACCTTTGCTGGCAGAGCTACATCGTCATGGTTCAGCCTTGGGAGCTCCCTTGTCCTTGTGGTCCCTCTGTCACAGCTGCAGTGGGGCCTGGCAGGCTGTCTCCATTGGACCTGGTGCTGACTTTGCCACCAGACTCTAGCAGTCCTCCCACGGCTGAGGAAGACTGACAGGGGCCAGGACTGCCCTGAGGGAGCTGGTCCCATGGCAGCCTGCATGGGGGTCTAGGAAGGGATGAAGATGGCTCAGTATCCTCTTCCCAGTCCAAAAGGGAGATGAACAAACTGCATGAGGCCAGGTGTGAGAGCCTGTATTGAAATGAAGAATCAGTCAAACCAGCATCACCAGCCTCATCCCCACCAAGGCTGAAGCAAGAGGGAAAACTATAGGAGAAAGGTTCACGAAGGCTGTCTGCACTTCAGgcagctctcttgaaagctgtttattgcataggcgaagttacagcatttcagggagtgggtatccagagccagccctacagctgccagctccagctgtaggcacacctgaagctgctttctgttcaagttacaaagcattatatacttttctttgcagagtatcttaatacataacaaccaataagcaccgTACACAAcacctttacatttgcctatagcctatcataactactaccatcaccatattataatcattattatccaatcacaagagtaagtaagttacaatttaagcttacaatggaaaattctcagacctcttttcttcttcctacatcaacatttcttgtttgcctgcggtatctctctttttggtaaagacatgttttctatttacttatgctcttcttgagacttatttacttggtgaaaacatgtctttgtttgtagtcacatactTTTGTCTTATtcctaaaaatctccttccagctcatctccaacctttgccttctcagttactcatcaatcactgtttcagcaaaacattttctactctatatcaaaacttgcttccATTTCTATCTCATCCCCAGTTTCTACTTGgcagatctttctgccaagcctacatacctgtgaaactttcttaccaaactttcatcctccccaacagAAAACAGACCCTCATGTCCCTTGAAACAAATTCACTCAACAGCAAAGGATATCACTGTTAAGCAGGCATTCTTTATTTACGTAAGTGCTCCCGACCACTGGGTGAATTAATGCAGTTTTTATTTACAAGGCTGTTACATATTCATTACACAGACAAATCTCAGTAACAAAATGCCTATTTTGAAAAGTGATTATAAAAACCGGAGTCAACTATTTAAGCCTTTTCTGCCATCTAGTGTCGTTTAGGGTTTATTACAATCCTTTTGGTGGTCGTTTGGTAGTCTTCGTCACTTGTCCTTCAATTGCACTTTCTTAATTGGTGCATGCGCAGTCTGTTGTGTTGTTTTCAAACTACAAAACCGGTTCTTTCTGGTGTTATTTCCTTATCGTTCTAGATGGCTTACTTCACAGCTTCGAAGGTTGGTTGTTGATTGgctgcttatttattttaagcGATTTGTATCCTGTCTACTTACAAAGAAATTACCTACTTAGTTACATTTTCCTGAACATTTGTTAGTTACTAGTTAAACATAATCTACAGATCCTCTTATGTGGTGGGGCAAAAGgtcttaaaaacattttgttagTTAATTAGATTTAACCACATATTATGAGATACTAGCAACTTACTTTCACCCTAAAGGGGATGGGGGCAAAGCAGGCGTTTCTTTGTGCGAGGTTACAGAAATGCAGGGagcactgctgtgtgctgtCGTGCCATGGAGACCCCATCCAGTGCTCTGGGTACAATGGTCCAGCTGGGGCACTGcaccccagcagccctggccctgcGCCCTGAGCTTGCCCTTGCGCGGCATGTGCTGAGCTGGCTTTGTGGCAAGCTGTCCTCACACAGAATCATTTCTCCTGGAGTGTCAAAGGCTGTTGGagtgctgggctcagccccATAATATTAGTGGGAACAAACCTGGAGCTCTGCACCAAAATCCTCTGCTTTCTCAAGGAAACCCTCAATTAGGGCTGTGTTCCTTGAGTTGTTAGGCTGCCTCCCTccatgtgctctgctgctgctggggtgcaTGTGGGGCACATCACCCTAATGAGCTAAGTCAGAGTCACTCTAGATATTATTCCAGCAGGTAAAGTACAAGTGCACCTCTGAGGGTGCCACTGCTGTGATGGCAGCGTGAAGCCACAGCTCCTCAAGTCACAATTACCTTGAAGGCATTTCTGGTTAGTccaggagatggagaaggagCAGATTTTCTGGGCAACTCCAAGAAAGAAAGCTTGtttgcttctctgttttcctgtacTTAGACTAGGTGTGGGCAGAAGGCTGTGTCCACTGTATGCTGGTTCTGCTACCTTCACTGCTCTTTGGGTCAGGGCCAGAAATGCTGTCACTTTGATGCTGTGCCCCAAACTGAGGGGTGTCACATGCCATTGTACCTGGGAAGCTTCCGTGCTTGTGCTGTGGCTGTTGGTGTCTGCTACTAGCTCGATGCAGGAGTGCTGCACACAGCAATGTGCCAGAGCATGGCTTGACATGAGCCTTTGGACTAGGGATCAAATTATTGCTAGGGAGTAAAGCTGTATTAGGATTACTATATTAAATCATGGTAACGATAGTTCTTGTATCTTCTTCACTGTCAAATCTTAGAGGGCAGGGCCTCCTTAGTTAAAGGGCTTTGACTCATAGGTACCTGAGCTTGGCCCAGCTGAGGTACACAGTGGCAGTGAGAATCTGGAGCAGTAGCAGAGCCCAAGTCCCAAGCAGTGCCAGGAAGCCACCAGTGAAATCAGAGAGATTAATCCACTGCGAGGTTTGTAAAAGAAACATAGCCAGGCCTCCAGACAGGATTATAATCTTGCTGAAGGGTATGATGAGGATCCTCTTCCatccctctctctgctctgtgtaatgcataaataaaacataaacgAGGTGGAACATGATGAAGACCAGGCAGCTATACACACAAACCCTGGCTAATGCCATTTGTAGTAGATTGATGCCCATCTCCTCTAGCTGTTCGttccccaggcacagcagctccccagctgtgTCATTCCACAGGCAGAAGTTGTAAAAGCCAATGCGTTTGTCTGGGAGGTTTACCAGGTTTCCAAATTCCCACAGCAGTGCGTAGGACATCAAGGCCAAGGTCCCAACAGTCTCCAGTAAAGTCAGCACGTAGAACAGGTTCTCGGCACTCCTTGGTCGCAGCAGAGCCATCATGGTGCCCACAAGTTTTCTTGCTACCAAGGTAAAAGCTGCCGTGGGGATGCCTGTTGCAAAACGTGAAGGGGGGACCCCTCAGTTGTTGCCTGTTATGGCACTCTTCCCAAGTTGGACTCTGAGCCTTATGGCTGGAGTTTAGGGATTCCCCTTGCAAATAGAACAGgagtgtccctgtcccacctAGGACTCTGCTGCACATATGTTACTGGGCCAAGGGGGGTACATTTGGTGCATTTTTGGTCACAGCAAAGGTGGTTTAATGATGTCCCATGTTTGGACCAGTAGTGAGAGGAGAGTATGACTCAGCCCCACACATGCCCTTTGCACCATGGTCTCCCTGGAAAAGAGGCATTTGTCAACaaactgcagtgctgggaggagagCAGAACTGCTGTTGGGTAACAAGTAGGTTAAGAGCTATTCAGGGATAATgcctttctttcagtttttatcAGACAAGGACATCCCTTGTTGATCTTTGGACTATTGAGTAAAAGAAGTGGGGGTTAAGAGCTATTCTGggaaaatgctttctttcaGTTATAGTCAGAGACATCCCTTGTGATCTTTGGACTACTGAGTAAAATGCAGACATGACAGGATCTGAACTGCAGGGCTCCCCTTGCCTCCCTGCCCTTGTCCTATAGGTCTGGGAAACCCAGTGCCATTGATACCACCCATTTCCAGCATCTGAACTCCACAAGCGCCTGAGGTCCTTGCATGCTTGTAGatccctgagcacagcaggactgAATACCTCTGCTACCCACTGAGGCTGGCAGACATGGTGCTCCTCTGTCTTGGTTGCTTGGGGACCAGTGCCCTACAGGCAGGTGCCCAGGTCAGAGAGGTACCCTGGAACCACCTGCAGCCACTCACCTTCCTCTGAGGCCCAGGGACATGGGTGCTACTGAGGCACACCTGTGATTGCCATCCACCTTGCTCCCGTCTCAGACTGGTTGacaaacccagctctgctgctctcccaagAATGTGTACTGTCCTCAGTGCTGTCTTGCAGGCTTCTGCTTCACGCTGAAAAACAGGGAAGTGGCATCAGGAAAGGGTATCACTGGCTGCAGAGCCACATGGCATTGAAGCACTGTCCACCCAGGTCTGCAGAGAGGCATAAACACAGGACTCACAGACCTTGGCTTCAAGCTCAGCCTCAGGCTTGAGACTTCgcaaataactttttcttccctttgacAAGCATTATCTGTTGAGAATCATTTATCACTTTCCTTCAAGAAGTTCACATTGGCCCTGCTGTCCCCTTCCACTGCCTACTGCCCAGTGATATATCATCCTTTAATCCTGTGTGGCCCATTTACTTAAGAATTAGACtctgtcccttccaactcagaatattctgtgaatctgtgataCCCTGGATGTCCTCCTAGACCATCACCCAAAGCTGATTGTGAATTTGGTACAGCCTCTGAGTTTTTAGAGTGCCAGGAGAGACTCCACTCAATCTGTactcagcagctggcagcagtaCTGGTGACTAGAGACCTCTCAGCGTCCCCCTCCCACTCCTCTCCCTGGAAACTTGGAAGTGGAGCACCTCCGTTTAATGAGCACAAAGACAAAGCTTCTCAGTCCCAAACTTCTCgcaggagcagcacacacacataccatggaaggggggggtggggggggtgggggggtgtgTCACAGCATCAGACACCAACCTGAGCACTTCCCTGGTCACTTTCCCCTCACTTCTTGTAGTCTCCCTTGGAGGGCTTCTTCACAACAGGCTTCTGGAAGTTCACATGGAAGGTGCCCATTGTTCTGAATCTGCAATGAAGACACAAGCAACCAGGAAAATATCTATGCTTGGGCACAGAGAGTGCTGCAGAATGAGACCTCGAGCACGTGTAATTTCACCATGGTTTGTCTTGCCGCTGGTATTGCTCCTTAGTTTGTTTTACACATGGTCTTGTGTACCCAGGCACCCTCTCCCTGTTCCTCAAGGGCTCACGCCACTCACTGTTCTCCCTGCTGTCAGGCCTTGCAGTCCTCAAGAGGAAGAACAAGCTGCACTTGGAGGGAGCTCTTGGCTGGCTGAAATCCCAGGTCTCCAGGGATTTCTGTTAGACCTCAGAGGTGTGACCACTTGGTTTGAAAGAaaggtgtctgctaaggaaggcaggagcctcccttggaatggaagatgcaaccccccttccctccaaattattataattttgaaatcaaggggttttcaggcaaagatatgggaaataggaataacagttctttactaatatatatatataaaacaaggcagggaaaaaactGATCTAAACTGACAGTCAGATACAACCTgaccctgttagtcagggtagCGGTAGCAGTCCGATAAGGTGGTGGCTGCAGACCTCCTGAAGTGAatagatgtggttctgttgaagcagtgatcctgtgTAAAAAGATCTGGTCTTCatcagaaggtccagtggtaggtatgtagctcttgtcctctggaaatccagtgggaaaggCTGCCTGTAGTCTTCAAAAATCCCAGTTTATATGCAGGATGagatgcttggttcctccctctgggcggagcatctcacaatggaaTGACTCGAGATAAGGCGctgatgggccattaacaggaCACAGTGttgagggaggaggcagggagcactgctccacctggttttaacagctcatgaagatggtgatagaatacatgCTTGTGGGCACATCTTGCATTGTAACTTAGGACACCACTACAGCCCAGCcgactcctggccctgcccacCCACAAACCcttgctgctgtatttctttaGACTGGTTTCCTAAGGAAGGCAGGCTTCTAGAAACATGGCTTTTTGTTCAATCATCTCACTCTCACTCCCTTGGCATCCatgaaatataaaagcaattaaaaattgcCCTAGTTGCACATGTTAACTAGAGGGGGGGATGGAGAATTAAATTCCTATCAGGTTTGTGGAAATATATGGCAGGGATAGAGGACAACCTCCTCAGAgaccctgtgctgctgtgtgatcTCTGCATATATGAGGACCTGGGGAAAGCCCATAGTACCTCTGCCCTCTCCTCTGTTTTGTGGCTCATGTGTGTAAGGACGTATTTTCCCAGTGATGTCCCTCTGTTCACTGCCACATTGCTGGCATCTTTGCCcttcagcctcctgctgcttccccagcccagcccagcccagcccagcccagcccagtaGGTAAATCCCTGTCCCTAGGTGTGACTGATAGGACCAGAAACATGCCTGGGATGGTCCCGTGCCAGCTGGATAGAGAACACATGACTGGCCTGGAGACAGTGAAGGCTGAGACCTGGCACAGTGCAGCCACAGATATGACATTtgtgagctctgcagctcaTCACTGAGGCAGGATTGGCAGCAGCCTGTCTGAGAAGCAAGGGACAAACAGGAAAGAACTCTCACCCAGTGTACAGCTTGGGTTTTTCCCAGACAGCTGCAGCCTCACTGCCTCTAAGGAGGTGTCTATGCCTTTGGATGGGAATCTCTGTGGCTCTTCCTCAAAGGTGCGAGAACCTGAACACAGCACAGCGAGCCCCAGCCTGGATTCAGCCTCCTTGTTCCTGGACTGGCATTGCTGGAAACACTGGGTTTCACCATAGGAGAGCTTTGTGTCTCAGCCTCCCCGGCAGAGAGAGGCCCCATGTGAATGGCTCAGGAGCTCCCTGAGGTCTTTGTGTGGGAAATAAGGCTCCAGGCACCTTCTGTGCTTTTGGGACTGCACAgccctttcctctgctgctcgTAGGCAGGTGGGCAGCCttcccaggctggggctgtgccttCCTCCAGCAAGCTGCTGGCAGAGTGCCTGGGCAAAGGAGACAGGAAGGAACACAGCTCTGATACAGTGTCTGGCCTCTGTGCAGGGACGAGAATTTCTGTGGAGCCATTGGATGCCGCTGCAGTGGGGCTGAGTGCAAAGGGACGAGGGAATGGGCATTTCCTTTTGCACTGAAGAGCGCCCCAGACAGCTTGACTTTCCTGCATCccctctccctggctgctgcGGGGAGACATGCTGTACAAGAGTGATGGGAAAGTGTCGAGCTTTGCACGTGACACTTTTCCTTCACCACCTCCCTATCTCCCCACCCCAGCTATCCCGATCATCTTTCCCCCTCAGGCAGGCTTAGCTGCAGAGAAACCATGGCTGAAGAAAGACCACTGACAAGTGAAGGATTGCCGGTAAACAGAAACCAACCAGCAGCAAATGGAGCAGACTGTGCGGGAACTGCCCGCGAAGTGTTTTACAGCAGGGGAAGGATCCTCCAAGACATCTGCACCCTGCAACACCACTTCTTCTGGCAGTTCTCCCCAATGCCAGTGACAttaaaaaggggggggggggggggtgtctCAGTGGAGGATACTTACAGGCTGCCCATTTGCGTGGGTGTGGAGCTGAAACACGCTGGAGAGGGCTGTGGTGCCGTTCTAGGTGCCGAGCGGGTTTCTGGCTCCTGCCGGTCCTGCGCTGGCACCACAGCCCCTGTTCTGTCACGTGTGGATCGTtatctgctttctctttcgctTCTGAGGGCAGCGCTCTTTCCCGATAGTCGGCTGAATACGAGCAAGAAAGCAAACCAAGCCCAGCTGCACAATGTGAGCCGGGGTCAAGTTTGCgttccttctccctgctgtgcagagcagcacgAGTAAGTGACCGGGCTAAGCTCATCCATGACTTTTGTGCTATTCGAGTAGCTT encodes:
- the CYREN gene encoding cell cycle regulator of non-homologous end joining produces the protein MAAGARRRQLPAWMGAAGDERAAAAPSPGAGRRRGAGSAAGAGERPAALYCMNEAELVEVALAVLAESKEGEEKGRSRSEKDQELPATPDEAPGSTANTDGGSDHSLALPSPPGPGADAERTGEEDSEDDVLKYVREIFFS
- the TMEM140 gene encoding transmembrane protein 140; amino-acid sequence: MMALLRPRSAENLFYVLTLLETVGTLALMSYALLWEFGNLVNLPDKRIGFYNFCLWNDTAGELLCLGNEQLEEMGINLLQMALARVCVYSCLVFIMFHLVYVLFMHYTEQREGWKRILIIPFSKIIILSGGLAMFLLQTSQWINLSDFTGGFLALLGTWALLLLQILTATVYLSWAKLRYL